The window TCGAAGAAGGGGCTCTGGCGCGTTGCGTCTCCGAGCTGCGCCAGCTCCTGGGCGACAGCGCAAAGAATCCGGAGTACATCGCGACAGTGCGGCGCCGCGGCTATCGCCTGGTCGCCGTCGTCGAGAGCCCCGCGGCCCTCGAGGCGCCATCCGAGGAGCGAAGGCCACGGCGGTCTCCCTGGGTCGCGGCGCTGCTGGCGCTGCTCGTCCTGGTAGGCGCCTGGGGCGTCATCGGACTGCTGAAGAGAGGCGCTCCGTTCATCCCGGCAACGGAAAACGGACGGGCCGCGGTGTCCACCGAAGTCTCGAACGAGCCGATGGCAGCGCGACGAACGGTTGCGGTGCTGGGATTCGAGAACTTGACCGGTGCTGCGGAGCATGACTGGATGACCACCGGGCTCGCGGAGAGCCTGTCGGCCGAGTTGGCGGCGGCTCCGGAGTTGCGGGTCGTGCCGACGGCGGCGGTGCGCAGCGTCGAACGAAAGCTGTCGGCCGATCCCTCGAACGAGGAGCGAGGGCATCGCTATCTGTCAGCAGCTTTGGGCGTGGATCTCGTGGTCTTCGGCTCGTTCTTGGCCGACGGCCAAGGGGAGCAGGAAGCTCTCCGCATCAACGTGTGGGTCAAGGACACCTCGGCGCCGGGCGGTTTGCAGGAGGTGTTGATCGAAGAACGCCCCGCTGATGAGCTGCTCGAGACGCTGGCCCTGGTCGGCGCTCGGCTGCGGGCCAGCTTGGGGCTGGGTGGCGAAACGATCCGACGGCCGCTCGGCGACGAACACGCTCGCTCCCGTTCCTCCATGGCCGCGCGCCTGTTTCACGAGGGTCAGTGGCTGCTGCAGCGTCATCGAGCCGCGGCGGCCCGCGTCAAGCTGGAAACGTCGATCGCCGAAGACCCGTCCCAACCGTTGGCATACCTGGCGCTGTCCGAAGCCTGGTCGGAGCTCGGCGACTACCACGAGGCGCGGCGAGCCGCGGCAACCGCGCTCGAGCTCGCCCCGGGCCTGCCCAACGAGCAACGTCTCTGGGTCGAGGCCGGCGCTTCCCGGGCGGCGCGCTCATGGGCAGCGGCTCTCGAACGATATCGGGCGCTCTGGTTGCTGTCGCCGGAGAGTCTCGAGTACGGCTTGCGAACCGCCGAGGCCGAGCTGCGCGCCGGGATGCTCGAGGCTTCGCTCAACAGCGTCGAGCGCCTGCGCAGCAACCCTGCAGCCCAGCAGGACCCCCGGATCGAGCTGATCGCCGCTGCCTCCGCCGAACAGATGGGGCGGCACGAGGCGGCGGCGAAAGCTGCCCGCAAGGCAACGAGCTTGGCTTCGGCGCTCGGCGCTACCCACCTGGCGGGGCGAGCACATCAAGCCGAAGCGTATTCGCTGCTCTCGGCCGGGCGCCTGCCCGAGGCGTTGGTCGCCGCCGAAAACGCACGCCAGCTGTTTGCCGAGTCCGGTGATCTGGTCAGCACCGGTCGGGTCTTGGCACGATTTGCCGTCAAGCTGGTAGAGCGCCGCGAAGTCGACTTGGCGCAGGGCCTGCTCGACGAAACCCGCTCGATCGTCCGGGATTACCCGGATCCGGCCTTCGAGGCAGACATCGCGATGGCGCGGGGATTGTTGGCGCGAGCCAGTGGCGATCGTGCCGAGTTTTCTCGGTATTTGGAGCAAGCTCGTCAGACATTCTCCCGACTTGGCGATGTCGCGGGTAATGCCCGCGTCGACACGTGCTTGGGCGTGCGCGCGGCGAGAAATGGCGAGAGCGCGCTGGCGACACGTCTCTGGGCGGACGCAGCGGCGGGGTTTCACGAGGTGGGGGATGGCCTCTCAGCCTCGATGGTCGAGGAGAACCTGGCATGGCTGGCGCTCAATCTTGGCCACGTCACCGAGGCGCAGACCCGCTTCCAGACTTTGGCAGC is drawn from Acidobacteriota bacterium and contains these coding sequences:
- a CDS encoding winged helix-turn-helix domain-containing protein, with protein sequence MQMDLLVFLCARPGALVSKAELLAAVWRGAEVEEGALARCVSELRQLLGDSAKNPEYIATVRRRGYRLVAVVESPAALEAPSEERRPRRSPWVAALLALLVLVGAWGVIGLLKRGAPFIPATENGRAAVSTEVSNEPMAARRTVAVLGFENLTGAAEHDWMTTGLAESLSAELAAAPELRVVPTAAVRSVERKLSADPSNEERGHRYLSAALGVDLVVFGSFLADGQGEQEALRINVWVKDTSAPGGLQEVLIEERPADELLETLALVGARLRASLGLGGETIRRPLGDEHARSRSSMAARLFHEGQWLLQRHRAAAARVKLETSIAEDPSQPLAYLALSEAWSELGDYHEARRAAATALELAPGLPNEQRLWVEAGASRAARSWAAALERYRALWLLSPESLEYGLRTAEAELRAGMLEASLNSVERLRSNPAAQQDPRIELIAAASAEQMGRHEAAAKAARKATSLASALGATHLAGRAHQAEAYSLLSAGRLPEALVAAENARQLFAESGDLVSTGRVLARFAVKLVERREVDLAQGLLDETRSIVRDYPDPAFEADIAMARGLLARASGDRAEFSRYLEQARQTFSRLGDVAGNARVDTCLGVRAARNGESALATRLWADAAAGFHEVGDGLSASMVEENLAWLALNLGHVTEAQTRFQTLAAQAQAIGRYAQAVRVLVGLAWSAWQAGDLAVVETALRQFEDASVGRSSQDLEMAAYSLQVLAQQERGNVPGAHGAVEKLAELAAKQGDGDLMSRVWALRSWLDLQSGDFASAELKARRAVQAENAADDHWLLLAEILYRQGALDDASQALQRGAAVEALVAGGKELKAREVQNLEMLIAGAGGKIESARSRLLANEAWAVERGGWRMVAETRLALGELEASAASCPSHMAMAMTTLTLDARTRGWSRTAEKAEALAAKCSGEAMAAIVLHR